In Streptomyces sclerotialus, one genomic interval encodes:
- a CDS encoding cytochrome P450, which produces MVTASFPDQSRTTSASGPPPECPAHARFGDPAGLVRLLGPEAAADPMGLYERLRAKHGPVAPILLDGDLPAWIVLGYREVLEVAGTPSRFSRDSRTWRWFREGKVPPDFPLLPMIAWQPVCLFLDGAERDRLRLAVTDSLERFNRRGIRRQITRSAHQLIDGFAARGEADLVGEFSEQLPMLVLTQLLGMPDDYGPRLVEASRDMVAGTETSVASNEFIVETLQQLVRRKRGNPGHDITSWLLEHPSALTDEEVWNHLRVILIAANETTVNLLKSTLRMVLTDPRCHASLAGGQMTLPDVVEQVLWSEPPLMTIPGRWAAVDTEIGGQQVEAGDMLLLCLAAGNHDPAVRPDPSVPLHGNRSHLAFSSGPQECPGQNIGRAITDTGIDTLLARLPDVGLSIPEEQLRWKSGWMTRHLTSLPVTFTRPRNGSPTVSPGPDAAILTTTRAVLPVPPAPHQPPPPAMAPPAPATRRRTSWWGSLKAWLRGG; this is translated from the coding sequence ATGGTGACCGCCTCCTTCCCCGACCAGTCCCGCACCACGTCAGCATCCGGGCCGCCTCCGGAGTGTCCGGCGCACGCCCGGTTCGGGGACCCTGCCGGACTCGTGCGGCTCCTCGGGCCCGAGGCGGCCGCCGACCCCATGGGCCTGTACGAGCGGCTGCGCGCCAAGCACGGGCCCGTCGCACCCATCCTGCTGGACGGCGACCTGCCGGCCTGGATCGTCCTCGGGTACCGCGAGGTGCTGGAGGTCGCCGGTACTCCCTCCCGGTTCAGTCGCGACTCCCGCACCTGGCGCTGGTTCAGGGAGGGCAAGGTCCCGCCGGATTTCCCACTGCTCCCGATGATCGCCTGGCAGCCGGTCTGTCTGTTCCTGGACGGTGCGGAGCGGGACCGGCTGCGCCTCGCGGTCACCGACAGCCTGGAGCGCTTCAACCGGCGCGGAATCCGGCGCCAGATCACCCGCTCAGCGCACCAGCTGATCGACGGCTTCGCTGCACGTGGCGAAGCGGACCTGGTGGGCGAGTTCTCGGAACAGCTGCCCATGCTCGTCCTCACGCAGCTCCTGGGGATGCCCGACGACTACGGACCGCGGCTGGTCGAGGCCAGCAGGGACATGGTGGCAGGCACCGAGACCTCGGTGGCCAGCAACGAGTTCATCGTGGAGACCCTCCAGCAGCTCGTCCGGCGCAAGCGGGGGAACCCCGGCCACGACATCACGTCCTGGCTGCTCGAACACCCCTCCGCGCTCACCGATGAGGAGGTGTGGAACCACCTGCGGGTCATCCTCATCGCGGCGAACGAAACCACGGTGAACCTCCTCAAGAGCACCCTGCGGATGGTGCTGACCGACCCCCGCTGTCACGCATCGCTGGCCGGCGGGCAGATGACCCTGCCGGACGTGGTGGAACAGGTGCTGTGGAGCGAGCCGCCGCTCATGACCATCCCCGGCCGCTGGGCTGCCGTGGACACGGAGATCGGCGGGCAGCAGGTCGAGGCGGGCGACATGCTGCTGCTCTGCCTGGCCGCCGGGAACCACGACCCGGCGGTCCGGCCGGACCCCTCGGTCCCCCTGCACGGAAACCGTTCGCACCTCGCCTTCAGCAGCGGCCCGCAGGAGTGCCCCGGCCAGAACATCGGCCGCGCCATCACGGACACCGGTATCGACACCCTGCTGGCTCGGCTGCCCGACGTGGGCCTGAGCATCCCCGAGGAGCAGCTGCGCTGGAAGTCGGGCTGGATGACGCGCCATCTGACCAGCCTGCCGGTGACGTTCACCAGGCCCCGGAACGGAAGTCCCACGGTTTCTCCCGGGCCGGACGCGGCGATCCTTACGACGACACGAGCCGTGCTTCCCGTCCCCCCTGCGCCGCACCAGCCTCCGCCCCCGGCCATGGCCCCGCCGGCCCCGGCCACCAGGAGGCGCACCTCCTGGTGGGGCTCGCTGAAGGCATGGCTGCGAGGCGGGTGA
- a CDS encoding GTP-binding protein — protein MDFRISEPVVGPRSEDNLPASVTSAVKVVVVGGFGVGKTTLVGAVSEIRPLTTEETMTQASAGVDDIAGIERKSETTVAMDFGRITLNEELVLYLFGTPGQQRFWFLWNGLFEGALGAVVLIDTRRLEDSFDVMGRLEERGVPFVVAINAFPDAPSHPVSELRAALDIPDAVPVIDCDARNRGSSRDALLTLMRYLHTLTTTTPEQW, from the coding sequence ATGGACTTCAGAATCTCTGAACCCGTCGTAGGCCCCCGTAGCGAAGACAACCTGCCGGCCTCGGTCACCTCGGCGGTGAAGGTGGTGGTCGTCGGCGGCTTCGGAGTCGGCAAGACCACCCTGGTCGGAGCGGTCAGTGAGATCCGGCCGCTGACCACCGAGGAGACGATGACCCAGGCGAGTGCCGGGGTCGACGACATCGCCGGCATCGAGCGCAAGTCCGAGACCACGGTCGCGATGGACTTCGGCCGGATCACCCTCAACGAAGAACTGGTGCTGTACCTCTTCGGCACTCCGGGGCAGCAGCGCTTCTGGTTCCTGTGGAACGGCCTCTTCGAAGGCGCGCTGGGCGCGGTGGTGCTGATCGACACCCGGCGACTGGAGGACAGCTTCGACGTGATGGGCCGGCTGGAGGAACGCGGCGTGCCCTTCGTCGTCGCGATCAACGCCTTCCCGGACGCTCCCTCCCACCCGGTGTCCGAGCTCCGGGCGGCCCTGGACATCCCCGATGCCGTACCCGTCATCGACTGTGACGCCCGCAACCGCGGCTCCAGTCGTGATGCCCTGCTGACGCTCATGCGTTACCTGCACACCCTCACCACCACAACCCCGGAGCAATGGTGA
- a CDS encoding DUF742 domain-containing protein produces the protein MNDPEKPQRPDWEEGGPERLYVLTSGRNGPGKRSSLDMITLIVTRKEANASMQPEQAAIVNICDYPLSVAELSAYLRLPVSVIAVLLTDLLASGHVEARSPAPAKSLPDVELLEAVMHGLQNL, from the coding sequence ATGAACGACCCGGAAAAGCCACAGCGCCCGGACTGGGAAGAGGGCGGCCCCGAACGGCTCTACGTCCTCACGTCCGGCCGGAACGGGCCCGGAAAACGCTCGTCGTTGGACATGATCACGCTGATCGTGACCAGGAAAGAAGCCAACGCGAGCATGCAGCCCGAACAGGCCGCCATCGTCAACATATGCGACTACCCGCTGTCCGTCGCCGAGCTGTCCGCCTACCTCCGCCTGCCGGTCAGCGTGATCGCGGTACTGCTCACCGACTTGCTGGCGAGCGGCCATGTCGAAGCCCGGTCACCGGCCCCGGCCAAGTCGTTGCCCGATGTCGAACTTTTGGAGGCGGTGATGCATGGACTTCAGAATCTCTGA
- a CDS encoding roadblock/LC7 domain-containing protein — MDWMLEELASSVPQTRNVVVLSSDGLCMAQFGTDKDTADRLAAACAGLQSLSAAVATEFPHGNGRMKLVVIEVDGGFFYLMAAGAGAYLAVLADDDVDAGLIGQRMRDLVARIGQHLSSPPRADRQVP, encoded by the coding sequence ATGGACTGGATGCTCGAGGAACTGGCATCCAGCGTCCCTCAGACTCGTAATGTCGTGGTGCTGTCCTCGGACGGCTTGTGCATGGCGCAGTTCGGTACGGACAAAGACACGGCGGACCGCCTCGCCGCCGCCTGTGCCGGGCTGCAAAGCCTGTCGGCGGCCGTCGCTACGGAATTCCCGCACGGCAACGGGCGGATGAAACTCGTAGTCATCGAGGTCGACGGCGGCTTCTTCTATCTGATGGCGGCGGGCGCCGGAGCGTATCTGGCGGTGCTCGCCGACGACGACGTGGACGCCGGGCTCATCGGACAGCGGATGCGGGACCTGGTCGCCCGGATCGGTCAGCACCTCTCCAGCCCGCCACGGGCCGACCGGCAGGTTCCATGA
- a CDS encoding ATP-binding protein, with protein sequence MVRADSPPGKPGRASPAIWLLPPALLAICTAVAVPLTPSVVRDLIAWIGIVATAAVAVTAGEAARRGRTVDRLRRQCAETEAVLQERLAEQETETVRMAKEILPAAMAQLQKGSTAENVLHNTAPASRVSPRFEAAHHSVLRYVLQAVEAEEDLRDSAQRAFVNIARRVQAIVHQQAQELREMEDRHGNDPEVFGDLLHLDHRTALIGRLADSIAVLGGARPGRQWQKTIPLFNVLRGAMSRITDYQRVDLHSVADVGVLGRAVEPLIHAVSELLDNATRYSPPQTRVHLTATEVQSGVAVEIEDAGLGLTDEARIRAERALAQHSSSGLDLDDLGESPRLGLAVVGRLSHTNHFRVSLRASAYGGVRVVLIVPPELITTTPAPGGAVAKAATLPPPRHTLGPQRRYGVPVEEPVSTDSPRTTNGLPQRRSRTRAVVPPARRRPAPSATPADTASPASVEQPPQAGLWLAAFHEGAYGESRADSRADSPAHRPHELSDDEPK encoded by the coding sequence ATGGTTCGTGCTGATTCGCCACCCGGAAAGCCGGGGCGCGCCTCCCCCGCAATCTGGCTGTTGCCGCCCGCGCTGCTGGCCATATGTACGGCAGTGGCCGTGCCGTTGACGCCGTCGGTGGTCCGTGACCTCATCGCCTGGATCGGCATCGTCGCAACGGCGGCGGTGGCCGTCACCGCCGGAGAGGCGGCGCGCCGGGGACGTACCGTCGACCGGCTGCGCCGGCAGTGCGCCGAGACGGAAGCGGTACTGCAAGAGCGGCTGGCCGAGCAGGAAACCGAGACGGTACGGATGGCCAAGGAGATCCTGCCGGCGGCCATGGCCCAGCTGCAGAAGGGCAGCACAGCCGAGAACGTCCTGCACAACACCGCTCCCGCGTCCCGCGTCAGTCCCCGGTTCGAGGCCGCGCACCACTCGGTGCTGCGCTACGTCCTCCAGGCCGTCGAGGCCGAGGAGGACCTGCGTGACTCCGCCCAGCGGGCCTTCGTCAACATCGCCCGCCGGGTCCAGGCGATCGTCCACCAACAGGCCCAAGAGCTGCGGGAGATGGAGGACCGGCACGGCAATGACCCGGAGGTCTTCGGCGACCTGCTGCACCTCGATCACCGGACCGCGCTGATCGGCCGGCTGGCGGACAGCATCGCCGTCCTCGGCGGGGCCCGGCCGGGGCGTCAGTGGCAGAAGACCATCCCGCTGTTCAACGTGTTGCGCGGCGCCATGTCCCGGATCACCGACTACCAGCGCGTCGATCTGCACTCGGTGGCCGACGTGGGCGTTCTCGGACGCGCGGTCGAACCGCTGATCCACGCCGTGTCGGAGCTGCTGGACAACGCCACCCGCTACTCACCGCCGCAGACCCGGGTCCACCTGACCGCGACAGAGGTCCAGTCCGGGGTGGCCGTCGAGATCGAGGACGCCGGGCTCGGCCTGACCGATGAGGCCCGTATCCGCGCCGAGCGGGCTCTCGCGCAGCACTCCTCCAGCGGACTGGACCTCGACGACCTGGGCGAGTCACCACGGCTCGGCCTCGCGGTGGTCGGCCGGCTGTCGCACACGAACCACTTCAGGGTCTCCCTCCGCGCATCCGCGTACGGCGGCGTACGCGTCGTCCTGATCGTGCCGCCGGAGCTGATCACCACCACGCCGGCGCCCGGCGGAGCCGTGGCCAAGGCCGCCACCCTGCCGCCGCCCCGGCACACCCTCGGCCCGCAGCGCCGCTACGGGGTGCCTGTTGAGGAACCGGTGTCCACTGACTCTCCCCGCACCACCAACGGCCTGCCGCAGCGCAGGAGTCGTACGCGCGCGGTGGTCCCGCCCGCACGCCGCAGGCCCGCACCTTCCGCCACGCCCGCCGACACCGCGTCCCCGGCGTCGGTCGAGCAGCCCCCGCAGGCCGGTCTGTGGCTGGCCGCCTTCCACGAGGGCGCCTACGGCGAGTCCCGGGCCGATTCCCGAGCCGATTCCCCAGCACATCGTCCCCATGAGCTGAGCGATGACGAGCCCAAGTAA
- a CDS encoding helix-turn-helix transcriptional regulator translates to MDRDYAEPLDVPALARAALMSPGHFSRSFRAAYGETPYSYLMTRRIERAKALLRRGDLSVTEVCFAVGCTSLGSFSSRFTELVGESPSAYRARRHDEGAPIPACVAKVHTRPVRNGEAKPAPGP, encoded by the coding sequence ATGGACCGGGACTACGCGGAGCCGCTCGACGTTCCGGCGCTGGCGCGTGCGGCCCTCATGTCGCCGGGCCACTTCTCCCGTAGCTTCCGGGCCGCGTACGGGGAGACGCCGTACAGCTACCTCATGACGCGCCGGATCGAGCGGGCCAAGGCGCTGCTGCGGCGGGGCGACCTGTCGGTGACGGAGGTCTGCTTCGCGGTCGGCTGCACGTCACTGGGGTCGTTCAGCTCGCGGTTCACCGAGCTCGTCGGCGAGAGCCCGAGCGCGTACCGGGCCCGCCGTCATGACGAGGGTGCCCCTATTCCCGCCTGCGTCGCCAAGGTGCACACGAGACCGGTCAGGAATGGAGAAGCGAAGCCCGCTCCCGGCCCGTAG
- a CDS encoding VOC family protein, translating to MEIKLSQCFLAVDDHDKALAFYRDALGLEVRNDVSFEGMRWVTVGSPAQPDVEIVLEPPLADPNASPADRRTMAELLAKGLLRGVIFQTDDCDAAFERVRAAGGEVLQEPMDQPYGVRDCAFRDPAGNMLRFAQRRTG from the coding sequence ATGGAGATCAAGCTTTCGCAGTGCTTCCTTGCCGTCGACGACCATGACAAGGCGCTCGCCTTCTACCGGGACGCGCTCGGCCTGGAGGTGCGCAACGACGTATCGTTCGAGGGGATGCGCTGGGTGACCGTCGGCTCACCGGCGCAGCCCGACGTGGAGATCGTCCTCGAACCGCCCCTCGCGGACCCGAACGCCTCGCCCGCCGACCGGCGGACCATGGCGGAACTGCTGGCGAAGGGCCTGCTGCGCGGGGTCATCTTCCAGACGGACGACTGCGACGCCGCCTTCGAGCGCGTCCGCGCCGCGGGGGGCGAGGTGCTGCAGGAGCCGATGGACCAGCCGTACGGCGTCCGTGACTGCGCCTTCCGCGACCCCGCGGGCAACATGCTGCGCTTCGCCCAGCGCCGCACCGGGTGA